A window of the Cicer arietinum cultivar CDC Frontier isolate Library 1 chromosome 6, Cicar.CDCFrontier_v2.0, whole genome shotgun sequence genome harbors these coding sequences:
- the LOC101489857 gene encoding uncharacterized protein, whose protein sequence is MDPISDLSLLEISGEDDSLLLSDASTSANLFSCSPLVSLRSRPRQIKGSESDGVDSEDVISSPKDSANKENANCIKPEAPKLNVEPQQMKRKKKLGGYNLRKSLAWDRAFFTEQGVLNPLELSMISGTATPNAKSNLDVIDEEEPALTSSALQEIEENLFKQSSEGVPIRDKKIGAGSGLSPKPGALIKQTPPRASLAKRKVIAANDVGNRSKRSAFPRPAPSSSLKRTGTVTTPSKETKITRIPGPKSNVSANATTTRSGILSSGSAKRNQNAHLATNAQTSAGVKGQSKIPRTVPIIPKFDLANKYSVTRTLTKQDGKHLDNSVSKTCPPSRLHQTGSGANKVSGGCIPQGVPDTGNKKQQTLLQTTKSSGLRMPSPSLGYFSQAKASNSQGQLQKSSIPCKPSASNIPKPRKLETIAVKEARSKIVEEATNNCTKELSISDVKSEPSMQIDNKQMAGLEVECYSLGFEKISKQAEVINILKHVNLKSKEQRELHENEKVSSMVFPTHEKEVFTKSRTHEQLEKEADHTLDDKFNDVLSNGDQSLYQQPQSMHCFITQSTSSNISNTVHNAIAQDEDDQIKGPTCDILTFKESVVLQEEHGTSFKDSRHSGEFKEYNSVKTALSNSSLNDFSKTVPVRFIQGTPCKNTESVNGGAGEFGRCGGDGQVHLLNEGLSINCNETSQSNLEAVNQQLQGGQLKAPHPSIVGDTGSEKENESDMNSCQPVHVTTLFSKGAPEKSILEINGASENESKITEIKDCQLPVDSQSCFIPRRPMDEEYDQVIDSKEIHDRTQEFELDRLSEDCRTVSAASCCTNVTNVSPERRPFPENNVKNLHLTPEICPTVNDDCDNMPIKNSSTTPQSQIRDDNFSMDTSIHCEVQCDVSGNLEQQASILTYPEINEIPWKNESLVPNHDHLLHQSEFAEVCADVISNTENSDCSRAENSSCLLQHTPLTQSVQEFDHTYKEIEESHEEDAQTQSFNENPEAYDCSSKHCLAVTNDQFALSDCNNINEDSHLPEFQKPSAVVAQDSQNVDNILHLDSDCLPTIIVSCAEIKEQNLVKGAFEGCRFDKNEHDASNHHTYRKIEESHEEDSQGQSFIENPIAYDCSSKHCLAVTNIIKEDSHLHEFQKLSAVVALDSQFVNNILQVDSDCLPTNIASSAEIKEQNLVDGAFEGCRFHTKENDASNSNIQDMPENKDGNDFVDERMELLQIDGAEEGSSDILPLVEVQLNDNVISAEFDSSIEVSEDPFTSIVACESEDQCFLSEKSKLLASDNPTFDATIPHGSEVSSGAFEGCRFHTKENNASNSHIQIMPENKDENDFVDERMELLQIDGAEDGSSDILPLVEVQLNDNVISAEFDSSIEVSEDPFTSIVACESEDGCFLSEKSKLLASDNPTFDATIPHGSEVSSGAFEGCRFHTKENDASNSHIQIMPENKDGNDFVDERMELLQIDGAEEGSSDILPLVEVQLNDNVISAEFDSSIEVSEDPFTSIVACESEDQCCLSEKSKLLASDNPTFDATIPHGSEVSSGAFEGYRFHTKENDASNSHIQDMPENKDGNDFVDERMELLQIDGAEEGSSDILPLVEVQLNDNVISAEFDSSIEVSEDPFTSIVACESEDQCFLSEKSKLLASDNPTFDATIPHGSEVSSGAFEGCRFHTKENNASNSHIQIMPENKDENDFVDERMELLQIDGAEDGSSDILPLVEVQLNDNVISAEFDSSIEVSEDPFTSIVACESEDQCFLSEKSKLLASDNPTFDATIPHGSEVSSVNSRSFSDVAETNIIIENEKFPNTNMPCQTKDIIDLPEDNSKIIHLEKSPKRSRQEIPAVKTVKPPPNAAPFTEEWLAAIEAAGEEILTMKSGAVQNSPPDKAQPEPSPWSPVKKNQAIGPFDCTKHNIQHSTSPS, encoded by the exons ATGGATCCAATTTCCGACCTCTCTCTCTTAGAAATCTCCGGGGAAGACGATTCTCTTCTCCTCTCCGACGCTTCCACTTCCGCCAACCTTTTCTCATGTTCTCCTCTCGTTTCCCTCAGATCTCGACCTCGTCAAATCA AGGGAAGTGAAAGTGATGGTGTTGATTCTGAAGATGTGATTTCGTCTCCCAAAGATAGTGCGAACAAAGAGAACGCGAATTGTATTAAACCGGAAGCACCGAAGCTTAACGTGGAGCCTCAACAgatgaaaaggaagaagaaattAGGCGGTTACAACTTGCGCAAGAGTTTAGCATGGGATCGAGCTTTCTTCACTGAACAAG GTGTTTTGAATCCGTTGGAGCTTTCTATGATCAGTGGCACTGCTACTCCAAATGCAAAGTCGAATTTGGATGTTATTGATGAAGAAGAACCCGCTTTGACTTCGTCAGCGTTGCAGGAAATCGAAGAAAATTTGTTTAAGCAATCATCGGAAGGTGTTCCTATTAGAGATAAAAAGATTGGTGCTGGTTCTGGCTTATCTCCAAAGCCTGGTGCATTGATCAAACAAACACCACCCCGTGCTTCCTTG GCAAAGCGGAAAGTGATTGCAGCCAACGATGTTGGAAATAGGTCGAAGCGCAGTGCTTTTCCAAGGCCGGCACCTTCATCATC actaaaaagaaCCGGCACCGTTACAACACCGAGTAAAGAGACAAAAATCACTAGGATACCAGGACCAAAATCCAATGTTTCTGCAAATGCAACAACCACGAGAAGTGGAATATTGAGCTCAGGTTCCGCAAAGAGAAATCAGAATGCACATCTTG CCACTAATGCTCAGACGTCTGCTGGAGTAAAAGGCCAGTCAAAAATTCCTAGAACTGTGCCAATCATCCCAAAGTTTGATCTGGCTAATAAATATTCTGTTACTAGAACTCTTACCAAGCAGGATGGAAAACATTTG GACAATTCAGTTTCAAAAACATGTCCACCATCCAGACTCCATCAAACAGGAAGTGGAGCAAATAAGGTGTCTGGAGGTTGTATCCCTCAAGGAGTTCCTGACACCGGTAACAAAAAGCAACAAACACTGTTGCAAACAACAAAGTCGTCAGGCCTAAGGATGCCATCTCCCTCACTTGGATACTTCTCTCAG GCAAAAGCTTCCAATTCTCAAGGCCAATTGCAGAAAAGCTCTATACCTTGCAAACCTTCTGCGAGTAACATTCCTAAACCAAGGAAGTTGGAAACAATTGCTGTTAAAGAGGCAAGGTCCAAAATTGTTGAAGAAGCCACAAATAATTGTACTAAGGAGTTAAGCATTTCAGATGTAAAGTCAGAACCAAGCATGCAAATAGATAATAAGCAGATGGCTGGCTTAGAAGTGGAATGTTATTCTTTGGGGTTCGAGAAAATAAGTAAGCAAGCAGAGGTTATAAACATTCTCAAGCATGTCAACTTGAAATCTAAGGAGCAAAGAGAACTACATGAAAATGAGAAAGTTTCTAGCATGGTATTCCCTACACATGAAAAGGAAGTGTTTACAAAGAGTCGCACACATGAGCAGTTGGAGAAAGAGGCTGACCACACTCTTGATGACAAATTCAATGATGTTTTATCAAATGGGGATCAGTCTTTATATCAGCAACCACAGTCTATGCACTGTTTTATCACGCAGAGCACTTCAAGTAATATTTCAAATACTGTGCATAATGCTATAGCACAAGATGAAGATGACCAAATCAAAGGGCCCACTTGTGACATTCTGACTTTCAAGGAAAGTGTGGTACTACAGGAAGAGCATGGAACTTCTTTTAAGGACAGTAGACATTCTGGAGAGTTTAAGGAATACAATAGTGTCAAGACTGCACTTTCAAATTCTAGCCTTAATGATTTTAGCAAAACTGTCCCAGTAAGATTTATACAAGGAACCCCATGTAAGAATACTGAATCGGTAAATGGTGGTGCTGGTGAATTTGGTAGATGTGGAGGAGATGGACAAGTGCATTTATTGAATGAGGGTCTCTCAATCAATTGCAATGAGACATCACAAAGTAATTTAGAGGCAGTTAATCAGCAGTTACAGGGGGGACAACTCAAGGCGCCACATCCTAGTATTGTAGGAGATACTGGGTCAGAAAAGGAAAATGAATCTGATATGAATAGTTGTCAGCCAGTTCATGTGACAACCTTATTTTCCAAAGGTGCTCCTGAAAAGTCTATACTAGAAATCAATGGTGCTTCTGAGAATGAATCAAAAATAACTGAAATCAAAGACTGTCAGCTTCCAGTAGACAGTCAATCATGTTTCATCCCGAGAAGACCAATGGATGAAGAGTATGACCAAGTTATTGACTCAAAAGAAATTCATGATAGAACTCAGGAGTTTGAATTGGATAGGTTGAGTGAAGATTGTAGAACTGTTTCAGCAGCTTCTTGCTGCACTAATGTAACTAATGTTTCTCCGGAAAGAAGACCTTTTCCTGAGAATAATGTAAAAAATCTTCACTTAACACCTGAAATATGTCCAACGGTAAATGATGATTGTGATAATATGCCAATTAAGAACAGCAGTACCACTCCTCAATCGCAGATTAGAGATGACAATTTTTCTATGGATACTTCAATACACTGCGAGGTTCAGTGTGATGTCTCTGGAAACCTTGAGCAACAAGCTAGTATACTTACATATCCTGAAATTAATGAAATTCCTTGGAAAAATGAGAGTCTAGTGCCAAATCATGACCACTTGCTTCATCAGAGTGAGTTTGCTGAAGTTTGTGCAGATGTAATTTCAAATACCGAAAATTCTGACTGCAGTAGAGCTGAAAATTCCTCTTGCCTTTTACAGCATACTCCACTGACTCAATCAGTCCAAGAGTTTGATCACACTTACAAAGAGATTGAAGAATCACACGAGGAAGATGCACAAACGCAATCCTTTAATGAAAATCCGGAAGCATACGACTGCAGCAGTAAACACTGTCTTGCAGTTACTAATGACCAGTTTGCATTGTCAGATTGTAATAATATAAATGAAGATTCTCATCTTCCTGAGTTTCAAAAGCCTAGTGCTGTGGTTGCTCAAGATTCCCAGAATGTTGATAACATACTGCACTTGGATAGTGACTGTTTGCCAACAATTATTGTTTCATGTGCAGAAATCAAGGAACAAAATTTAGTTAAGGGCGCATTTGAAGGATGCAGGTTCGACAAAAATGAGCATGATGCTTCTAATCATCACACTTACAGAAAGATTGAGGAATCACATGAGGAAGATTCACAAGGCCAATCCTTTATTGAAAACCCTATAGCATACGACTGCAGCAGTAAACACTGTCTTGCAGTTACTAATATTATAAAGGAAGACTCTCATCTTCATGAGTTTCAAAAGCTTAGTGCTGTTGTTGCTCTAGATTCCCAGTTTGTTAATAACATACTGCAGGTAGACAGTGACTGTCTGCCAACAAATATTGCTTCATCTGCAGAAATCAAGGAACAAAATTTAGTTGATGGTGCATTTGAAGGATGCAGGTTCCATACCAAGGAGAACGATGCTTCCAATAGTAATATTCAGGATATGCCTGAAAACAAAGATGGAAATGATTTTGTGGATGAAAGGATGGAGCTTTTGCAAATTGATGGTGCGGAAGAAGGTTCTTCCGACATATTGCCTTTAGTTGAAGTTCAACTCAATGATAATGTTATTTCTGCTGAATTTGATTCTTCCATTGAAGTGAGTGAAGATCCCTTTACAAGTATAGTTGCTTGCGAATCTGAGGATCAATGCTTTTTAAGTGAAAAATCGAAGTTGCTAGCTTCAGATAATCCAACCTTTGATGCAACAATCCCACATGGCAGCGAAGTTAGTTCTGGTGCATTTGAAGGATGCAGGTTCCATACCAAGGAGAACAATGCTTCCAATAGTCATATTCAGATTATGCCTGaaaacaaagatgaaaatgattttgtggATGAAAGGATGGAGCTTTTGCAAATTGATGGTGCGGAAGACGGTTCTTCAGACATATTGCCTTTAGTTGAAGTTCAACTCAATGATAATGTTATTTCTGCTGAATTTGATTCTTCCATTGAAGTGAGTGAAGATCCCTTTACAAGTATAGTTGCTTGCGAATCTGAGGATGGATGCTTTTTAAGTGAAAAATCGAAGTTGCTAGCTTCCGATAATCCAACCTTTGATGCAACAATCCCACATGGCAGCGAAGTTAGTTCTGGTGCATTTGAAGGATGCAGGTTCCATACCAAGGAGAACGATGCTTCCAATAGTCATATTCAGATTATGCCTGAAAACAAAGATGGAAATGATTTTGTGGATGAAAGGATGGAGCTTTTGCAAATTGATGGTGCGGAAGAAGGTTCTTCAGACATATTGCCTTTAGTTGAAGTTCAACTCAATGATAATGTTATTTCTGCTGAATTTGATTCTTCCATTGAAGTGAGTGAAGATCCCTTTACAAGTATAGTTGCCTGTGAATCTGAGGATCAGTGCTGTTTAAGTGAAAAATCGAAGTTGCTAGCTTCAGATAATCCAACCTTTGATGCAACAATCCCACATGGCAGCGAAGTTAGTTCTGGTGCATTTGAAGGATACAGGTTCCATACCAAGGAGAATGATGCTTCCAATAGTCATATTCAGGATATGCCTGAAAACAAAGATGGAAATGATTTTGTGGATGAAAGGATGGAGCTTTTGCAAATTGATGGTGCAGAAGAAGGTTCTTCAGACATATTGCCTTTAGTTGAAGTTCAACTCAATGACAATGTTATTTCTGCTGAATTTGATTCTTCCATTGAAGTGAGTGAAGATCCCTTTACAAGTATAGTTGCTTGCGAATCTGAGGATCAATGCTTTTTAAGTGAAAAATCGAAGTTGCTAGCTTCAGATAATCCAACCTTTGATGCAACAATCCCACATGGCAGCGAAGTTAGTTCTGGTGCATTTGAAGGATGCAGGTTCCATACCAAGGAGAACAATGCTTCCAATAGTCATATTCAGATTATGCCTGaaaacaaagatgaaaatgattttgtggATGAAAGGATGGAGCTTTTGCAAATTGATGGTGCGGAAGACGGTTCTTCAGACATATTGCCTTTAGTTGAAGTTCAACTCAATGATAATGTTATTTCTGCTGAATTTGATTCTTCCATTGAAGTGAGTGAAGATCCCTTTACAAGTATAGTTGCTTGCGAATCTGAGGATCAATGCTTTTTAAGTGAAAAATCGAAGTTGCTAGCTTCAGATAATCCAACCTTTGATGCAACAATCCCACATGGCAGCGAAGTTAGTTCAGTGAACAGTAGAAGTTTTTCAGATGTAGCTGAAACTAATATCATCATTGAGAATGAAAAGTTTCCTAATACTAACATGCCGTGTCAGACAAAAGACATCATTGACTTACCGGAGGACAATAGCAAAATAATTCATCT CGAGAAATCTCCAAAGAGAAGCAGGCAGGAAATTCCTGCAGTGAAGACTGTGAAGCCTCCACCAAATGCTGCTCCATTTACCGAGGAATGGTTAGCTGCAATAGAAGCCGCAGGAGAG GAGATTTTAACGATGAAAAGTGGTGCTGTTCAAAATTCTCCCCCTGACAAGGCTCAGCCTGAACCGAGCCCTTGGTCACCG
- the LOC101498522 gene encoding V-type proton ATPase subunit a1-like has product MDHFTDKFPPMDLMRSEKMTFVQLIIPAESAHRAITYLGQLGLLQFRDLNAEKSPFQRTFVNQVKRCAEMSRKLRFLMDQTNKAGIKSSCSVLKSDIYLEDIETQLAEHEHEIIEMNSNSEKLQQAYNELLEFKIVLQKACSFLVSNHGHAVAEERELEENVYSNGDFVETPFLFEQETLPGPSKSNQSGLRFISGIICKSKVLSFERILFRATRGNMLFNQAPADEQIMDPISTEMVEKTVFVVFFSGEQARTKILKICEAFGANCYPVPEDITKQRQITREVSSRLTDLEATLDAGIRHRNKALSSVGGHLAKWMDMVRREKAVYDTLNMLNFDVTKKCLVGEGWCPLIAKTQIQEVLQRATFDSNSQVGVIFHSMDALESPPTYFRTNSFTNPYQEIVDAYGVARYQEVNPAVYTTIIFPFLFAVMFGDWGHGICLLLGALVLIAHESKLSNQRLGSFMEMLFGGRYVILLMSLFSMYCGLIYNEFFSVPFHIFGASAYKCRDISCRDAHTTGLVKYREPYPFGVDPSWRGSRSELPFLNSLKMKMSILFGVVHMNLGIMLSYFNARFFGSSLDIRYQFVPQMIFLNSLFGYLSLLIVLKWCTGSQADLYHIMIYMFLSPFDNLGENELFWGQRPLQVLLLLLAVIAVPWMLFPKPFILKKLHNERFQGRTYGMLNTSEADLEVEPDSARQHREEFNFSEVFVHQMIHSIEFVLGSVSNTASYLRLWALSLAHSELSTVFYEKVLLLAWGYDNLIIRLVGLVVFAFATAFILLMMETLSAFLHALRLHWVEFQNKFYHGDGYKFRPFSFATLTEDEN; this is encoded by the exons TTAAATGCTGAAAAAAGCCCCTTCCAGAGAACATTTGTTAACCAG GTAAAGCGATGTGCAGAAATGTCAAGAAAGCTACGATTCCTCATGGATCAGACCAATAAAGCTGGGATTAAGTCTtcctgttctgttttgaaatcagatATATACTTGGAGGATATAGAG ACACAACTTGCTGAGCATGAACATGAGATAATTGAAATGAACTCTAACAGTGAGAAACTTCAGCAAGCATATAACGAACTCCTGGAGTTCAAGATTGTGCTGCAAAAG GCATGTAGTTTTCTTGTATCAAATCATGGCCATGCCGTTGCAGAAGAGCGAGAACTGGAGGAGAATGTATACTCAAATGGAGACTTTGTTGAGACGCCATTTTTATTTGAACAG GAAACGTTGCCTGGACCATCAAAATCAAACCAATCTGGTTTAAGATTTATCAGCGGGATAATATGTAAATCCAAAGTTCTTAGCTTTGAAAGGATATTATTTCGTGCTACAAGAGGCAATATGCTCTTCAACCAGGCACCAGCTGATGAACAAATTATGGATCCTATTTCAACTGAGATG GTTGAGAAGACAGTGTTTGTTGTGTTTTTCTCTGGGGAGCAAGCAAGAACAAAGATTCTGAAAATTTGTGAAGCATTTGGTGCCAATTGTTACCCTGTTCCTGAAGATATAACTAAACAAAGGCAAATAACCCGAGAG GTTTCATCACGCCTCACTGACTTAGAGGCAACTTTGGATGCTGGGATTAGGCATCGGAATAAGGCTCTATCTTCAGTAGGAGGTCATTTAGCTAAATGGATGGACATG GTAAGAAGAGAGAAGGCTGTGTATGATACGCTGAACATGTTAAATTTTGATGTCACCAAAAAATGTCTTGTTGGAGAGGGCTGGTGTCCATTAATTGCAAAAACACAg ATTCAGGAGGTACTGCAACGTGCAACTTTTGACAGCAACTCTCAAGTGGGGGTAATCTTTCATTCAATGGATGCACTGGAATCGCCACCTACATATTTTAGAACCAATAGTTTCACAAATCCATATCAAGAAATTGTAGATGCATATGG TGTTGCAAGATATCAAGAAGTAAATCCTGCAGTTTACACAACTATTATATTCCCATTTCTCTTTGCGGTGATGTTTGGGGACTGGGGTCATGGAATTTGCCTGCTGCTTGGAGCATTGGTTCTTATAGCACATGAAAGCAAGCTCAGCAATCAG CGACTAGGAAGCTTTATGGAGATGCTATTTGGTGGACGCTATGTGATTCTATTGATGTCATTATTTTCAATGTATTGTGGGTTAATCTACAATGAATTCTTCTCGGTTCCTTTTCACATATTTGGTGCGTCTGCTTACAAATGCCGAGATATTTCATGCAG GGATGCACATACTACTGGCTTAGTAAAATACAGAGAACCATACCCATTTGGTGTCGATCCCAGCTGGCGTGGAAGTCGTTCAGAATTGCCCTTTCTGAACTCTCTCAAGATGAAGATGTCTATTCTATTTGGTGTGGTGCATATGAACTTAGGAATTATGTTAAGTTATTTCAATGCTCGTTTCTTTGGCAGCTCGCTGGATATAAG GTATCAGTTTGTGCCGCAGATGATTTTCCTTAACAGTCTATTTGGCTATCTTTCCCTTCTCATTGTTCTCAAGTGGTGTACTGGCTCTCAGGCAGACCTTTATCATATAATGATTTACATGTTTTTAAGTCCCTTTGACAATCTTGGTGAGAATGAGTTGTTCTGGGGCCAAAGGCCACTTCAA gttttgttattgcttctgGCTGTAATTGCAGTGCCATGGATGCTCTTTCCAAAGCCTTTTATACTAAAGAAACTTCATAACGAG AGATTTCAAGGACGCACTTATGGCATGCTTAATACCTCTGAGGCGGATCTTGAGGTGGAACCGGATTCTGCCAGGCAACATCGTGAGGAATTTAATTTCAGTGAGGTCTTTGTTCACCAAATGATTCACTCCATCGAGTTTGTTCTGGGTTCTGTTTCAAATACGGCATCATATCTTCGACTTTGGGCATTAAG CTTGGCTCACTCAGAACTTTCAACTGTATTTTATGAGAAAGTCCTGCTACTAGCTTGGGG GTATGACAATCTTATCATTCGGTTAGTGGGGCTAGTTGTTTTTGCCTTTGCAACTGCTTTTATACTCCTGATGATGGAGACTCTGAGTGCTTTTCTTCATGCCCTGCGTCTTCATTGGgttgaatttcaaaataaattctaCCACGGTGACGGCTACAAGTTCAGACCTTTTTCCTTTGCCACCTTAACAGAGGATGAAAATTGA